A DNA window from Mycolicibacter terrae contains the following coding sequences:
- the prpD gene encoding 2-methylcitrate dehydratase PrpD, whose product MQVHDVRTHRSAEDFPRSEHLAWKIAELAADPVAVPDDTAEMVINRIIDNAAVSAASVLRRPVTVARRQALAHPAHPSNPGAQVFGVPGGFSAEWAAWANGVAVRELDFHDTFLAAEYSHPGDNIPPLVAVAQQLGASGADLIRGLATAYEVQIDLVKGICLHEHKIDHVAHLGPSVAAGIGTMLRLDPEVIYSAIGQALHLTTATRQSRKGLISSWKAYAPALAGKVGIEAVDRAMRGEGSPAPIWEGEDGVIAWLLSGPEHTYQVPLPGPGEAKRAILDSYTKEHSAEYQSQALIDLARRLRERIGDLDQVATIVLHTSHHTHYVIGTGSGDPQKFDPDASRETLDHSVMYIFAVALQDGSWHHERSYAPERAHRPDTIALWHKISTVEDPEWTRRYHSTDPNQKAYGARAEVTLRSGEVISDELAIADAHPLGARPFGRKQYIAKFTELADAVVESAEQNRFLSTVEGLAGLDGGELGALNILVDPLVLDKAPDTPEGIFR is encoded by the coding sequence ATGCAGGTACATGACGTCCGGACCCACCGCAGCGCCGAGGACTTTCCACGCTCGGAGCACCTTGCCTGGAAGATCGCGGAGCTCGCGGCCGATCCAGTCGCCGTCCCTGACGACACCGCCGAGATGGTGATCAACCGGATCATCGACAACGCCGCCGTCAGTGCCGCGTCGGTGTTGCGCCGGCCGGTGACGGTCGCGCGCCGTCAGGCGCTTGCCCACCCGGCCCACCCGTCCAACCCGGGCGCCCAGGTGTTCGGTGTCCCGGGTGGTTTCTCGGCGGAGTGGGCGGCCTGGGCCAACGGGGTCGCGGTGCGCGAACTGGACTTCCACGACACGTTCCTGGCGGCCGAATACTCCCACCCGGGCGACAACATCCCGCCGCTGGTCGCCGTCGCCCAACAGCTCGGTGCCTCCGGCGCCGACCTGATCCGTGGCCTGGCCACCGCCTACGAGGTGCAGATCGACCTGGTCAAGGGAATCTGCCTGCACGAGCACAAGATCGACCACGTCGCGCACCTGGGACCGTCGGTGGCGGCCGGTATCGGCACCATGCTGCGGCTCGACCCGGAGGTCATCTACTCCGCGATCGGCCAGGCGCTGCACCTGACCACCGCCACCCGGCAGTCCCGCAAGGGACTGATCTCCAGCTGGAAGGCCTACGCGCCCGCGCTGGCCGGCAAGGTCGGTATCGAGGCGGTCGACCGCGCCATGCGCGGCGAAGGATCCCCGGCGCCGATCTGGGAAGGTGAAGACGGCGTCATCGCGTGGCTGCTGTCCGGACCGGAGCACACCTACCAGGTGCCGCTGCCCGGCCCCGGCGAAGCGAAGCGGGCCATCCTGGACAGCTACACCAAGGAGCACTCGGCCGAATACCAGAGCCAGGCGCTGATCGACCTGGCCCGCCGCCTGCGTGAACGCATCGGCGACCTCGACCAGGTCGCAACGATCGTGCTGCACACCAGCCATCACACCCACTACGTGATCGGGACCGGCTCCGGTGATCCGCAGAAGTTCGACCCGGACGCCTCGCGTGAGACCCTCGACCACTCGGTGATGTATATCTTCGCTGTCGCGCTGCAGGACGGCAGCTGGCACCACGAACGCTCCTACGCACCGGAGCGGGCGCATCGCCCGGACACTATTGCGTTGTGGCACAAGATTTCCACCGTCGAGGACCCGGAGTGGACCCGCCGCTACCACTCGACCGACCCGAACCAGAAGGCCTACGGGGCGCGCGCAGAGGTCACCTTGAGAAGTGGCGAGGTGATCTCCGACGAGCTGGCGATCGCCGATGCGCATCCGTTGGGGGCGCGGCCATTCGGGCGCAAGCAGTACATCGCCAAGTTCACCGAACTCGCCGACGCGGTGGTCGAGTCGGCTGAACAGAATCGGTTCCTGAGCACGGTCGAGGGGCTGGCGGGGCTGGACGGCGGGGAACTGGGCGCGTTGAACATCCTGGTCGATCCCCTGGTGCTGGACAAGGCGCCGGACACCCCGGAGGGAATCTTCCGGTGA
- a CDS encoding short-chain fatty acyl-CoA regulator family protein, with translation MAPSTTRTFAGARLRRLREERGLTQVALARELNLSTSYVNQLENDQRPLTVSVLLTLTDRFSLPAQYFSPDSDARLVADLREMFTATAGEHTASDSQIEELVARMPEIGNSLVTMHRRLRGATEELESYRSRVSADSAQTVGRPMPFEEVRDFFYDRNNYIAELDDTAERLFADTGMRFGGLDIQLSDLMAERLGITVAVVDDLPPGIKRVFDPATRVLRIAHWLLAGQRAFQIATQLALLTHAELLSDIVAGDQLLSPEARGVARIGLANYFAGAFLLPYRQFHRSATELRYDIDLLGRRFEVGFETVCHRLSTLQQPGRRGVPFIFVRTDKAGNISKRQSATAFHFSRVGGSCPLWVVHDAFSQPGRIITQVAQMPDGRKYFWIATTTPPEGRGYLGQHKTFAVGLGCDLAHADKLVYSTGVALGDEATVVPIGAGCKICDRETCPQRAFPYLGRRVVVDENAGSGLPYSPVTAGGR, from the coding sequence ATGGCACCCTCCACGACCCGGACCTTTGCCGGGGCTCGGCTGCGACGCCTGCGCGAGGAACGCGGCCTGACCCAGGTGGCCCTGGCACGCGAGCTGAACCTGTCCACCAGCTACGTCAACCAGCTCGAGAACGACCAACGGCCTCTCACGGTGTCGGTGCTGTTGACGCTGACCGACCGGTTCAGCCTGCCGGCGCAGTACTTCTCGCCGGACTCCGACGCCCGGCTGGTCGCCGATCTGCGCGAGATGTTCACCGCGACGGCCGGCGAACACACCGCCAGCGACAGCCAGATCGAGGAACTCGTCGCACGCATGCCGGAGATCGGCAACAGCCTGGTGACCATGCACCGCCGGCTGCGCGGCGCCACTGAGGAATTGGAGTCCTATCGGTCACGGGTGTCCGCAGATTCGGCACAGACCGTGGGACGTCCGATGCCGTTCGAGGAGGTCCGGGACTTCTTCTATGACCGCAACAACTACATCGCCGAGCTCGACGACACCGCGGAGCGGCTCTTCGCCGATACTGGAATGCGGTTCGGTGGCTTGGACATTCAGCTTTCGGATCTGATGGCCGAGCGGTTGGGCATCACCGTCGCGGTCGTCGACGACCTGCCGCCGGGAATCAAGCGGGTATTCGATCCGGCGACCCGGGTGCTGCGCATCGCGCACTGGCTGCTGGCGGGGCAGCGTGCCTTCCAGATCGCCACCCAGCTGGCACTGCTGACCCACGCCGAGTTGCTGTCCGACATCGTGGCCGGCGATCAGTTGTTGAGCCCGGAGGCCCGCGGGGTGGCCAGAATCGGGTTGGCCAACTACTTCGCCGGGGCGTTCCTGTTGCCGTACCGGCAGTTTCACCGGTCGGCAACGGAGCTGCGCTACGACATCGACCTGCTGGGGCGGCGCTTCGAGGTCGGATTCGAGACGGTATGCCACCGGCTCTCGACGTTGCAACAGCCGGGTCGTCGCGGGGTGCCGTTCATCTTCGTACGCACCGACAAGGCGGGGAACATCTCGAAACGTCAATCGGCCACCGCGTTTCATTTCAGCCGGGTCGGCGGCAGCTGTCCGCTGTGGGTGGTGCACGACGCGTTCAGCCAGCCGGGTCGAATCATCACCCAGGTCGCGCAGATGCCCGACGGGCGAAAGTACTTCTGGATCGCGACCACTACGCCGCCGGAGGGCCGCGGCTACCTGGGACAGCACAAGACTTTCGCCGTCGGGCTGGGTTGCGATCTGGCGCACGCCGACAAACTGGTGTACTCCACCGGAGTCGCGCTGGGTGATGAGGCCACCGTGGTGCCGATCGGGGCGGGTTGCAAGATCTGCGACCGTGAGACGTGCCCGCAACGGGCGTTTCCGTATCTGGGCCGGCGGGTCGTCGTCGACGAGAACGCCGGCAGCGGGCTGCCTTACTCGCCGGTCACGGCCGGCGGCCGGTAG
- a CDS encoding DoxX family protein: protein MITAADTALLILRLVLGVTLAAHGFNKFFGGGRIPGTAGWFESIGMKFGKFQALTAATAEVAAGLGLAAGLLTPIAAAGFVALMSVAVWTVHRANGFFVLGEGWEYNLVLATGAVVVAMLGPGRLSLDHQIFCRCWLNGWTGLLISVGLGLAGAIGQIVLFYRPPAVTGE, encoded by the coding sequence ATGATCACCGCTGCCGACACCGCTTTGCTGATCCTGCGCCTGGTTCTGGGTGTGACCCTGGCGGCGCACGGTTTCAACAAGTTCTTCGGCGGTGGCCGCATCCCGGGCACCGCGGGATGGTTCGAGAGCATCGGGATGAAGTTCGGCAAGTTCCAGGCGCTGACGGCCGCCACCGCTGAGGTCGCTGCCGGGCTGGGATTGGCCGCCGGCCTGCTCACCCCGATCGCGGCCGCCGGGTTCGTGGCACTGATGTCGGTCGCGGTGTGGACCGTGCACCGTGCGAACGGCTTTTTCGTGCTCGGCGAGGGCTGGGAGTACAACCTGGTGCTGGCCACCGGCGCGGTCGTGGTGGCGATGCTCGGACCGGGCCGGCTCAGTCTGGACCACCAGATCTTCTGTCGCTGTTGGCTCAACGGCTGGACGGGCCTGCTGATCTCGGTCGGCCTGGGTCTGGCCGGTGCGATCGGCCAGATAGTGCTGTTCTACCGGCCGCCGGCCGTGACCGGCGAGTAA
- a CDS encoding WS/DGAT/MGAT family O-acyltransferase: MRGHRMAAIDAQFYWMSAKIPSDQFLLYAFAGVPDDLDAAIAELLDRARQSPDLTMRVEDAGSLRYPRWVPGFDHVGAVRHRVPEDSWAGCLDAVVRLTDDQLDVRAAPWRLHVFAPVHGIPGHRGAGTVAVLQVAHALADGARASALAAWLFGRAAPVAAVETPDRGFLPWRAAVAARAHRSRVRDTGAGLLPPPLGDRPPLATNSRPDGARAVRTLVRHRGELSGPTVTVAVLSAVSAALSEYLDEPCNTLGAEVPMAKTGVRLAHNHFGNIPVGLYAGLGPAARIEAIAADVANGRVRAGHPASVAADRAFAAIPAALLHWGVEKFDPCSRPVQVAGNTVVSSVYRGAADLRLGTAPVLMTAGFPALSPAMGLTHGVHGIGDTVVISVHAAQSAISEIDVYLRLLDASL; this comes from the coding sequence ATGCGGGGACACCGGATGGCCGCGATCGACGCACAGTTCTACTGGATGTCGGCGAAGATCCCCAGCGACCAGTTCCTGCTCTACGCCTTCGCCGGAGTGCCGGACGACCTCGACGCCGCCATCGCAGAGCTGCTCGACCGCGCCCGGCAGAGCCCGGACCTCACCATGCGGGTCGAGGATGCCGGTTCGCTGCGCTACCCGCGGTGGGTCCCGGGGTTCGACCACGTCGGCGCGGTTCGGCACCGCGTCCCCGAGGACAGCTGGGCGGGTTGCCTGGACGCCGTGGTGCGGCTCACCGATGACCAGCTCGACGTGCGGGCGGCGCCGTGGCGGCTGCACGTGTTCGCGCCGGTGCACGGCATCCCGGGCCACCGCGGCGCCGGCACGGTAGCCGTCCTGCAGGTGGCGCACGCGCTCGCCGACGGCGCGCGGGCCTCGGCGCTGGCCGCGTGGCTGTTCGGGCGTGCGGCACCGGTGGCCGCGGTCGAGACACCCGATCGCGGGTTCCTGCCCTGGCGTGCCGCCGTCGCGGCACGCGCCCACCGCAGCCGGGTCCGAGACACCGGAGCCGGGTTGTTGCCGCCCCCGCTCGGAGACCGGCCGCCGCTGGCCACCAACAGCCGGCCCGACGGCGCCCGCGCGGTGCGCACCCTGGTGCGCCACCGTGGTGAACTGAGCGGACCCACCGTCACCGTGGCGGTGTTGTCGGCGGTGTCCGCGGCGCTGTCGGAGTATCTCGACGAGCCGTGCAATACGCTGGGCGCCGAGGTGCCGATGGCCAAGACGGGTGTTCGCCTGGCACATAACCATTTCGGCAACATTCCGGTGGGGCTGTACGCGGGACTGGGCCCGGCTGCCCGCATCGAAGCTATTGCGGCCGACGTCGCCAACGGCCGGGTTCGTGCCGGGCATCCAGCTTCGGTCGCGGCCGACCGCGCGTTCGCGGCGATACCGGCGGCGTTGTTGCACTGGGGCGTCGAGAAGTTCGACCCGTGCTCCCGGCCGGTGCAGGTGGCCGGCAACACCGTGGTGTCCAGCGTGTACCGGGGCGCGGCGGACCTGCGCCTGGGCACCGCGCCGGTGCTGATGACCGCGGGATTCCCGGCGCTGTCCCCGGCGATGGGCCTGACTCACGGGGTGCACGGTATCGGCGACACCGTGGTGATCAGCGTGCACGCCGCGCAGTCGGCGATCAGCGAAATCGACGTATATCTACGATTACTGGATGCGTCGTTGTAG
- a CDS encoding alpha/beta fold hydrolase — protein sequence MSEPRWIDVTAPGVALKALSWGVPGNPVALCLHGFPDTAYGWRRVAPRLVAAGWHVVAPFMRGYAPSSIPDDGSYHIGALMHDALRVHETVGSTGHDVVIGHDWGAMAATGLAAMPDSPFTKAVIMSVPPPAALRSAGATDRFAIAGQLPAQMLRSWYIGYFQLPWLPDRSASWVLPRLWRRWSPGYPAEEDLRHVDAAIGTPEGWRAALGPYRALRSVRVPARYADLHRHWLELPRLPSLYLHGRTDGCMSPAFTRWVEPALPEGSAAAVIEHAGHFLQLEQPDEVTDRVLQFLR from the coding sequence ATGAGTGAACCGCGGTGGATCGACGTGACGGCGCCCGGGGTTGCGCTCAAGGCGTTGAGTTGGGGGGTGCCCGGTAACCCGGTGGCGTTGTGCCTGCACGGTTTTCCCGACACCGCCTACGGATGGCGCCGGGTGGCGCCCCGACTGGTCGCGGCGGGCTGGCATGTGGTGGCGCCGTTCATGCGGGGTTACGCACCCTCGTCCATTCCCGACGACGGCAGCTATCACATCGGTGCGCTGATGCACGACGCGCTGCGGGTCCATGAGACGGTCGGGTCGACCGGTCACGATGTGGTGATCGGTCACGACTGGGGCGCGATGGCGGCCACCGGGTTGGCCGCCATGCCGGACAGCCCGTTCACCAAGGCGGTGATCATGTCGGTGCCTCCGCCGGCGGCGCTTCGCTCGGCCGGCGCAACGGACCGGTTCGCCATCGCCGGCCAGCTGCCGGCGCAGATGTTGCGCAGCTGGTACATCGGCTACTTCCAACTGCCGTGGCTGCCGGATCGGTCCGCCTCCTGGGTGCTGCCGCGGCTGTGGCGGCGATGGTCGCCGGGCTATCCCGCCGAGGAGGATCTGCGCCACGTCGATGCGGCGATCGGGACTCCGGAGGGCTGGCGGGCGGCGCTGGGCCCCTACCGGGCCCTGCGCAGTGTCCGGGTGCCGGCCCGCTACGCCGATCTGCACCGGCACTGGCTGGAGCTGCCGCGGCTGCCGAGCCTGTACCTGCACGGGCGCACCGACGGCTGCATGTCACCGGCCTTCACGCGGTGGGTGGAGCCGGCGCTGCCGGAGGGCAGTGCGGCGGCCGTGATCGAGCATGCCGGGCACTTCCTGCAACTCGAGCAGCCCGACGAGGTGACCGACCGGGTGCTGCAGTTTCTGAGGTGA
- a CDS encoding Mce protein → MVGDDIADGGQRRALIAGLIGVLVLAGLLGWLGVRAEAVHRAATQRAMFIQAARQTALDLTTVDYQDPEGDVRRVLESATGEFYERFADRAPLLIETVTREHSQAVSAVSEAGLEWQSGDEAQVLVVVSVASKHLGGLELRPHELRMRMTVQRVGKQAKVSDVEYVL, encoded by the coding sequence ATGGTGGGTGATGACATCGCCGACGGCGGACAGCGTCGCGCATTGATCGCAGGGCTGATCGGGGTGCTGGTGTTGGCGGGCCTGCTCGGCTGGCTCGGTGTTCGGGCCGAGGCCGTCCACCGCGCCGCCACGCAGCGGGCGATGTTCATCCAGGCGGCCCGCCAGACCGCACTCGACCTCACCACGGTCGATTACCAAGACCCCGAGGGTGATGTGCGGCGCGTCCTCGAGTCGGCGACCGGCGAGTTCTACGAGCGGTTCGCCGACCGCGCCCCATTGCTGATCGAGACCGTCACTCGGGAGCATTCGCAGGCGGTCAGCGCGGTGAGCGAGGCGGGTCTGGAATGGCAGTCCGGTGACGAGGCGCAGGTGCTGGTGGTCGTCAGCGTCGCGTCAAAGCATCTCGGTGGTCTGGAGCTGAGGCCGCACGAGCTGCGAATGCGGATGACGGTGCAGCGGGTGGGCAAGCAGGCCAAGGTTTCCGACGTCGAGTACGTGTTATGA
- a CDS encoding alpha/beta fold hydrolase, with product MSTAQTVEFDGVDGVTLVADEWNRGVAVDATPTILMLHGGGQNRHSWHKTGQILADRGYHVVALDTRGHGDSDRAPGADYAIETLAADAIAVIEAIGRPVALIGASMGGLTGLLVADQAGPLRVVKLVLVDVVPRYEKDGSARIRDFMFSHIDGFDSLEQAADAVAEYLPYRAKPRSPEGLKKNLRFRDGRWYWHWDPALLTKPGDDPALRTEMLEAAAMGLQIPILLIRGKLSDVVSTAGVHDFLAKVPGARFVELSEAGHTAAGDDNDAFSTAVVEFVSR from the coding sequence ATGAGCACAGCCCAGACCGTCGAATTCGACGGCGTCGACGGAGTCACGCTGGTCGCCGACGAATGGAACCGGGGTGTCGCCGTAGACGCCACCCCGACGATCCTGATGCTGCACGGCGGCGGCCAGAATCGGCACTCCTGGCACAAGACCGGTCAGATCCTGGCCGACCGGGGCTATCACGTCGTCGCGCTCGACACTCGTGGCCACGGCGACAGTGACCGCGCACCCGGCGCCGACTACGCCATCGAGACGCTCGCCGCCGACGCCATCGCGGTGATCGAGGCGATCGGCCGCCCGGTCGCGCTGATCGGGGCGAGCATGGGCGGGCTGACCGGGCTTCTGGTCGCCGATCAGGCCGGACCGCTGCGGGTAGTCAAGCTGGTGCTGGTCGATGTGGTGCCGCGCTACGAGAAAGACGGCAGCGCGCGGATCCGCGACTTCATGTTCAGCCACATCGACGGCTTCGACTCCCTCGAACAGGCCGCCGACGCGGTGGCGGAATATCTGCCGTACCGGGCCAAGCCCCGCAGTCCGGAGGGATTGAAGAAGAATCTGCGGTTCCGCGACGGCCGCTGGTACTGGCACTGGGATCCGGCGCTGCTGACCAAACCCGGCGACGATCCGGCGCTACGCACCGAGATGCTCGAGGCGGCCGCCATGGGCCTGCAGATCCCGATCCTGCTGATCCGCGGCAAGCTCTCCGATGTGGTCAGCACCGCGGGCGTTCACGACTTCCTGGCCAAGGTTCCCGGTGCGCGCTTCGTCGAATTGTCCGAGGCCGGGCACACCGCGGCCGGCGACGACAACGACGCGTTCAGCACGGCCGTCGTCGAGTTCGTGTCGCGCTGA
- a CDS encoding adenylate/guanylate cyclase domain-containing protein: MFGIEWLTPTLLAVGVLAAVALVEAVVLAVLTRRLHRTRAEADELRQRVDTRNLLLTGGREAVKTVWQTANLVRKQGFGAAVRSSIEDLADWAEVERPDLARLTPDGHVVILFTDIEESTALNERIGDRAWVKLIARHDEMVQRTVRQHGGHVVKSQGDGYMIAFAQPEQAVRCAIDIQHALQQHRGRKPAHPIRVRIGIHMGRSVRRGDDLFGRNVAMAARVAAAADGAQILISGPVRDAVKDCDDIAVGAGRDAELKGFAGTHRLYAVEAA, translated from the coding sequence ATGTTCGGGATCGAATGGCTGACGCCGACGCTGCTCGCGGTCGGCGTGCTGGCAGCGGTGGCCCTCGTCGAAGCCGTCGTCCTCGCGGTGTTGACCCGGCGGTTACACCGGACCCGGGCCGAGGCCGATGAGCTGCGACAGCGCGTCGACACCCGCAACCTGCTTTTGACCGGCGGACGCGAAGCCGTCAAAACGGTGTGGCAGACCGCGAACCTGGTGCGCAAGCAGGGGTTCGGCGCGGCGGTGCGGTCTTCGATCGAAGATCTCGCCGATTGGGCCGAGGTGGAGCGACCCGACCTGGCCCGCCTCACCCCGGACGGCCACGTGGTGATCCTGTTCACCGACATCGAGGAGTCCACCGCCCTCAACGAACGGATCGGCGACCGCGCCTGGGTGAAGCTGATCGCCCGGCATGACGAGATGGTGCAGCGTACGGTCCGCCAGCACGGCGGGCATGTGGTCAAGAGCCAGGGCGACGGCTACATGATCGCGTTCGCGCAACCCGAGCAGGCGGTGCGCTGCGCCATCGACATCCAACACGCACTGCAGCAGCACCGCGGCCGCAAGCCGGCGCATCCGATCCGGGTCCGGATCGGGATTCACATGGGACGCTCGGTGCGCCGCGGCGACGACCTGTTCGGACGCAACGTCGCGATGGCCGCCCGGGTCGCCGCCGCCGCCGACGGCGCCCAGATCCTGATCAGCGGCCCGGTGCGCGACGCGGTCAAGGACTGCGACGACATCGCCGTCGGCGCCGGCCGCGACGCCGAGCTGAAGGGCTTCGCCGGCACCCACCGCCTCTACGCCGTCGAGGCCGCCTAG
- a CDS encoding guanylate cyclase has protein sequence MDEHTVTLERALAETRTGDIWLFRGRSGPDRAIQTLSNAPVNHVGMTVALEDLPPLIWHAELGDKLLDVWTGTNHRGVQLNDARAAVEQWMGRYEQRCWFRQLNGTITREQEDRLLQVIARMDGTAFPTTARLTGRWLRGRLPTAGDWTRGIPVLDRKVRQLSQRRKARKARVAMQTAYCAETVGITYEEMGLLSTDKDANWFDPGTFWSGDILPLTPGYQLGREIIVVP, from the coding sequence GTGGACGAACACACCGTGACGTTGGAACGCGCGCTGGCCGAGACCCGCACCGGCGACATCTGGCTGTTTCGCGGCCGCTCCGGCCCCGACCGCGCCATCCAGACCCTGTCCAACGCCCCGGTGAACCACGTCGGGATGACGGTCGCCCTCGAGGACCTGCCCCCGCTGATCTGGCATGCCGAGCTCGGCGACAAGCTGCTCGACGTCTGGACCGGCACCAACCACCGCGGGGTGCAGCTCAACGATGCCCGGGCCGCCGTCGAGCAATGGATGGGTCGCTACGAGCAGCGCTGCTGGTTCCGTCAGCTCAACGGAACCATCACCCGCGAACAGGAAGACCGGCTGCTGCAGGTGATCGCCCGGATGGATGGCACCGCGTTTCCCACCACGGCGCGGCTCACCGGCCGGTGGCTGCGGGGCCGGCTGCCGACCGCGGGCGACTGGACCCGAGGAATCCCGGTGCTGGACCGTAAAGTTCGTCAGCTCAGCCAACGCCGTAAGGCGCGCAAAGCCCGCGTCGCGATGCAGACCGCCTACTGCGCGGAGACGGTGGGCATCACCTATGAAGAGATGGGGTTGCTGTCGACCGACAAGGACGCGAACTGGTTCGACCCCGGGACGTTCTGGAGCGGCGACATCTTGCCGCTGACCCCCGGATATCAGCTCGGCCGGGAGATCATCGTCGTGCCGTAG
- a CDS encoding putative quinol monooxygenase produces the protein MIFIVVKFTVKPEWAERWPQLVAEFTEATRAEPGNLWFDWSRSLDDPSEYVLVEAFRDGEAGSAHVNSEHFQQAMTQMPQALVSTPKIISQQIEATDWSLMGELTVD, from the coding sequence GTGATCTTCATCGTGGTCAAGTTCACGGTCAAGCCGGAGTGGGCGGAGCGCTGGCCGCAGCTGGTCGCGGAGTTCACCGAGGCCACTCGCGCCGAGCCGGGCAACCTGTGGTTCGACTGGTCACGCAGCCTGGACGATCCCAGTGAGTACGTGCTCGTCGAGGCTTTCCGGGACGGCGAGGCCGGCAGCGCCCACGTCAACAGCGAGCACTTCCAGCAGGCCATGACCCAGATGCCGCAGGCACTGGTCTCGACCCCGAAGATCATCAGCCAGCAGATCGAGGCGACGGACTGGTCGCTGATGGGCGAGCTGACCGTCGACTAG
- a CDS encoding OsmC family protein: MTSSTTRLAAVVAATSDPAAADPAGSQVVFRASAVAHDAVASTITMGRYSVEVDEPPTLGGEDTAPNPVEYYLGSLLSCQIVTWRYWAEKLGVTVDEITGRAEGDLDVRGFFGLDDAVRPGFSEVRVVITVTGPETAERYAELHQVVEKHCPVLDLTTNATPVRSSLEIG; encoded by the coding sequence ATGACCTCATCGACCACTCGCCTGGCCGCCGTCGTCGCCGCCACCAGTGACCCGGCCGCCGCCGATCCGGCCGGCTCCCAAGTCGTCTTCCGGGCCTCCGCGGTCGCCCATGACGCGGTCGCCAGCACGATCACCATGGGGCGCTACAGCGTCGAGGTCGACGAACCGCCGACACTCGGCGGCGAGGACACCGCCCCCAACCCGGTCGAGTACTACCTGGGATCGCTGCTGTCCTGCCAGATCGTCACCTGGCGGTACTGGGCCGAGAAGTTGGGCGTCACCGTCGACGAGATCACCGGGCGGGCCGAGGGAGATTTGGACGTGCGCGGGTTCTTCGGCCTCGACGACGCGGTGCGCCCCGGCTTCAGTGAGGTCCGGGTGGTCATCACCGTGACCGGCCCGGAGACAGCAGAACGTTACGCCGAACTGCACCAGGTCGTCGAAAAGCACTGCCCGGTACTGGATTTGACCACCAACGCCACACCGGTTCGCAGCAGTCTGGAAATCGGGTAA
- a CDS encoding Fe-S protein, whose translation MEVLRHVIVLLHIVGFAVTFGALAAEAAARRFQLTPLMDYGVVLSLLTGLALAAPWPADVVLNYPKITVKLVLLIALGAVLGIGRARQRRSGEAPRPLFYAAGALVLTAAGIAVIW comes from the coding sequence GTGGAGGTACTACGGCACGTAATAGTTCTGCTGCACATCGTCGGCTTCGCTGTGACGTTCGGGGCGCTGGCTGCCGAGGCCGCGGCGCGGCGCTTCCAGCTCACCCCGCTGATGGACTACGGCGTGGTGCTGTCGTTGCTGACCGGGTTGGCGCTGGCCGCTCCCTGGCCGGCCGACGTGGTGCTCAACTACCCCAAGATCACGGTCAAGCTGGTGCTGCTGATCGCCCTGGGCGCCGTGCTCGGGATCGGCCGGGCCCGGCAGCGTCGATCCGGTGAAGCGCCGCGTCCGCTGTTCTACGCCGCCGGCGCACTGGTGCTGACCGCCGCGGGGATCGCCGTCATCTGGTAG
- a CDS encoding VOC family protein, giving the protein MNFVSTRIITADVKRLVGFYELVTGASAVWGNELFAEIPTPVGTLAIGSDKTVPLFGAGSAEPGANRSAILEFIVDDVDAEFGRLRGQLSEVVTEPTTMPWGNRALLFRDPDGNLVNLFTPVTDQARQKFGLR; this is encoded by the coding sequence ATGAATTTCGTCTCCACACGCATCATCACCGCCGACGTCAAGAGACTGGTCGGCTTCTACGAGCTGGTCACCGGTGCCTCCGCAGTGTGGGGCAATGAGCTGTTCGCCGAGATCCCGACACCGGTAGGCACTTTGGCGATCGGCAGCGACAAGACGGTCCCGCTGTTCGGGGCCGGATCCGCCGAGCCGGGCGCCAATCGCAGCGCGATCCTCGAGTTCATCGTCGACGACGTGGACGCCGAGTTCGGGCGCCTCCGGGGGCAGCTGTCCGAGGTCGTGACCGAGCCGACGACCATGCCGTGGGGCAACCGGGCCCTGCTGTTTCGGGATCCGGACGGCAATCTCGTCAACCTGTTCACACCGGTCACCGACCAGGCCCGACAGAAATTCGGACTCCGATAG
- the arr gene encoding NAD(+)--rifampin ADP-ribosyltransferase, with protein sequence MDPVLDEGPFFHGTKAELQAGELLTAGFRSNYRPEIVMNHIYFTALRDGAGLAAELAAGDGTPRVYLVEPTGAFENDPNVTDKKFPGNPTRSYRSTEPLRVIAEVDDWTRLSPEALQQWRDRLAALRAEERDEIIN encoded by the coding sequence GTGGATCCCGTGCTGGATGAAGGCCCGTTCTTCCACGGAACCAAGGCAGAACTACAGGCCGGCGAGCTGCTCACCGCCGGCTTCCGCTCCAACTACCGGCCCGAAATCGTGATGAACCACATCTATTTCACCGCCCTGCGTGACGGAGCCGGGCTGGCGGCCGAACTCGCTGCCGGCGACGGCACACCGCGGGTGTATCTCGTCGAACCGACCGGTGCGTTCGAGAACGATCCGAATGTCACCGACAAGAAGTTCCCCGGCAACCCGACCCGCTCCTATCGCAGCACCGAACCGCTGCGGGTCATTGCAGAGGTCGACGACTGGACGCGACTGTCTCCCGAGGCCCTCCAGCAGTGGCGAGATCGGCTGGCAGCGCTGCGGGCCGAGGAGCGCGACGAGATCATCAACTAA